One stretch of Ptychodera flava strain L36383 unplaced genomic scaffold, AS_Pfla_20210202 Scaffold_61__1_contigs__length_779756_pilon, whole genome shotgun sequence DNA includes these proteins:
- the LOC139128610 gene encoding uncharacterized protein, giving the protein MARLWTVEFCSTCDITGNQLEGEYFLTIDPFKAVDAGTWRCTQFMAEPNYYEARITLKCNCSEADITVKSGAYFKEEGVYRTREGDTVILICSLLVCQGECENFAWYEDDELIPDNDSDELHIKAHRSHTGRKFSCSDSENVIPAKNRRNIELDVLFPPEKTVISKGNNTCPVNLTCSCESNPQATYSWNDFDKEGATIEISPPEDVEVSCTSSNDLGHDTSDTVLIQKCGISGVMTTNNLRSTLGTVTLFTVLSSLVSTFPL; this is encoded by the exons ATGGCACGACTGTGGACCGTAGAGTTTTGCAGTACGTGTGATATCACTGGCAACCAGTTAGAGGGCGAGTATTTTTTAACTATCGACCCATTTAAAGCGGTCGATGCGGGGACTTGGAGATGTACACAATTCATGGCAGAACCGAATTACTACGAAGCACGCATCACACTAAAAT GTAATTGTTCAGAAGCAGACATCACAGTAAAGAGTGGGGCATATTTCAAAGAGGAAGGCGTGTACAGAACAAGAGAAGGCGACACAGTGATCCTTATTTGCTCATTGTTAGTATGTCAGGGAGAATGTGAGAATTTTGCTTGGTACGAGGATGATGAACTGATACCAGACAATGACTCAGACGAACTTCACATAAAAGCACACCGTTCACACACTGGAAGAAAATTCTCATGCAGTGACTCGGAAAATGTGATTCCGGCGAAGAACCGTAGGAATATCGAACTAGACGTGTTAT TTCCCCCGGAGAAAACTGTGATATCAAAAGGGAATAACACGTGCCCTGTTAACCTGACGTGTTCATGTGAAAGTAACCCACAGGCAACTTACAGCTGGAATGACTTCGACAAGGAGGGCGCAACAATTGAAATCTCTCCACCCGAAGACGTTGAGGTCAGTTGCACGTCATCCAATGATTTAGGACATGACACTTCTGATACAGTTCTCATTCAAAAATGCG GTATTTCTGGCGTAATGACAACAAACAACTTACGAAGCACCCTTGGGACAGTAACGCTGTTTACAGTTTTGTCGTCACTTGTTTCAACCTTTCCTCTTTGA